One genomic window of Octopus bimaculoides isolate UCB-OBI-ISO-001 chromosome 2, ASM119413v2, whole genome shotgun sequence includes the following:
- the LOC106879524 gene encoding zinc finger BED domain-containing protein 5-like codes for MLRRLYELREVAIFLDLQQKVDLHDKFQSKSFQLSLAYLVDTIEALNALDLKLQGENINILTHLNTIRTFMAKLDIWKCRIQKENTTSFSYLDSTLIHGNLDSELKKQIITHLTDLKTEFIRFFPDIEEKRETWKFIRNLFQCEVTDVLDEVQKFLELKFNSPAKEDFKELDLEMFWIKYFLVYPLISHQALRILTMFGCTYLCEAAFSTLVAVKTKYRNRLNVERDLRCAFSGFQPRIQDLIAKKQCQFNLYHSG; via the coding sequence ATGCTTAGACGGCTTTATGAACTTCGAGAAGTAGCAATATTTCTAGATTTGCAGCAGAAGGTAGATCTCCATGACAAGTTCCAGTCTAAAAGCTTTCAGCTATCTCTTGCTTACCTGGTGGATACCATCGAAGCGTTGAATGCTCTCGACCTTAAGCTACAAGGGGAAAACATCAACATTCTCACACACCTCAACACCATTCGAACCTTCATGGCCAAACTCGACATCTGGAAATGTCGAATTCAAAAGGAAAATACAACCAGTTTTAGTTATTTGGATTCTACTCTCATTCACGGTAACCTTGATTCTGagttaaagaaacaaattatCACTCATCTAACTGACCTGAAAACAGAATTCATCAGATTCTTCCCAGATATAGAGGAAAAGCGTGAAACTTGGAAATTCATCAGGAACCTATTTCAGTGTGAAGTGACTGATGTTTTGgatgaagtgcaaaagtttcttgAGCTGAAGTTTAACTCACCAGCTAAGGAAGACTTCAAAGAACTGGATCTTGAAATGTTTTGGATCAAGTACTTTCTAGTTTACCCTCTCATCTCACATCAGGCTCTTCGGATTTTAACTATGTTTGGATGCACGTATCTTTGTGAAGCTGCATTTTCCACGCTCGTTGCTGTCAAGACCAAGTACAGAAACAGGCTGAACGTTGAAAGGGACTTACGTTGTGCATTCTCTGGCTTTCAACCACGCATTCAAGATCTTATAGCTAAGAAGCAGTGCCAA